One genomic region from Gossypium hirsutum isolate 1008001.06 chromosome D13, Gossypium_hirsutum_v2.1, whole genome shotgun sequence encodes:
- the LOC107937784 gene encoding benzyl alcohol O-benzoyltransferase: MAAPSSIPLKFTVRRCEPELVAPAKPTPYEQKLLSDIDDQASLQFQVPVINFYQYEPSMEGKDPAEVIREAIAQTLVCYYPFAGRLREGATGKLIVDCTGEGVIFIKADADVTLEQFGEPLRPPFPCSDELLYNVPGSEGMLNCPLLLIQVTRLKCGGFIFALRLNHVMSDGIGLAQFLFAIGEKARGVATHSISPVWERHLLDARHPAGITFTHREYDEVEGPVTTPITILSFDNPIQRSFSFGFAEVSILRSLLPPHLRRCTTFELITACLWRCRTLAINLDPDEEVRMICAVNARSKFNPSFPSGYYGNVFVIPAAITTVKSLREKPLGYAVELIKQAKASVTEEYVKSVAALMVAQGKRIHFPNVIGTYIISDLTRVGIEDTDFGWGKAVFGGPMIAVGVISFLMPTKNKKGEVGRVASICLPAPAMERFAKELENMLKQQPSEGK; this comes from the exons ATGGCAGCACCTTCCAGCATTCCCCTTAAGTTCACTGTCCGACGTTGTGAACCAGAACTTGTTGCTCCTGCTAAGCCTACGCCATATGAACAAAAACTGTTATCAGACATTGATGATCAGGCGAGTTTGCAGTTTCAAGTTCCGGTAATCAACTTTTATCAATATGAACCTTCCATGGAAGGAAAAGATCCAGCTGAGGTTATTAGGGAGGCAATTGCACAAACCCTAGTGTGTTATTATCCATTTGCAGGTAGATTAAGAGAAGGGGCCACTGGTAAGCTTATAGTGGATTGCACCGGTGAGGGTGTGATATTTATAAAAGCCGATGCTGATGTTACACTTGAACAGTTTGGTGAACCACTTCGCCCACCATTCCCTTGCTCCGATGAGCTCCTTTATAATGTTCCTGGTTCTGAAGGGATGCTAAATTGCCCATTGCTGTTGATTCAG GTAACACGGTTGAAATGCGGTGGTTTCATCTTCGCTCTCCGTCTCAACCATGTCATGAGTGATGGTATTGGCCTAGCACAATTCCTATTTGCCATCGGTGAAAAGGCAAGAGGCGTAGCCACTCACTCGATCTCACCTGTTTGGGAAAGACATCTCTTAGATGCTCGACACCCGGCAGGAATCACATTTACCCACCGCGAGTATGATGAAGTGGAAGGCCCTGTCACCACCCCCATTACCATCTTGTCATTTGACAATCCGATTCAACGTTCCTTTTCCTTTGGCTTTGCAGAAGTTTCAATTCTTCGTAGCCTCCTACCTCCCCACCTTCGCCGTTGTACCACGTTTGAACTCATAACGGCTTGTTTATGGCGTTGCCGAACCCTTGCTATAAATCTTGACCCTGATGAAGAGGTACGCATGATATGCGCTGTTAATGCACGTTCTAAATTCAATCCCTCATTCCCATCGGGATATTACGGGAATGTGTTTGTCATCCCGGCAGCAATAACAACAGTTAAAAGCCTCCGTGAGAAACCATTAGGGTATGCAGTGGAATTAATAAAACAAGCAAAAGCAAGTGTGACAGAGGAATATGTGAAATCCGTGGCAGCTTTAATGGTGGCTCAGGGTAAACGAATCCATTTCCCAAATGTTATCGGTACGTACATTATATCAGATTTAACAAGGGTCGGAATTGAAGATACAGATTTTGGATGGGGTAAGGCGGTGTTTGGAGGGCCAATGATAGCGGTTGGGGTGATAAGCTTTCTAATGCCAACCAAGAATAAGAAAGGAGAAGTTGGACGTGTGGCATCAATTTGTTTGCCAGCTCCAGCGATGGAAAGGTTTGCTAAGGAATTGGAGAACATGTTGAAGCAGCAGCCAAGTGAGGGTAAATAG